The sequence ATCGAGTCGCCGCCCGGGGTCGTGCGCCCCGCACTCTGGAATTCATATCATCGTCATCCCGGCGGACAGGAAACCTCCTCCGAAGCCGGAACACCCGCGAACATCACGGCAAACTTTTTTTGCGGGAGAAACGGGGGCCCTCAGACAGGCTGTGGCCTTTCGTGCAACACCGGCAGGCCGGATCCTGTCATTCCGTTATCCACCCGAAGCAAGCGGAGCAATTTTCTGCAACGCCGAGCGTCGCGAATACGAGCGGCCGTGGTAATCCCGCAATAACGTGGGAGTGGCGCCGGCATCCCTGTTTGCAGCGACAAGAAGTCTGCGCGGCATCGCCCCACGTAATTGTGGCATTGCCTGCCATACTCCCGGAGCAAAACATGTCTGCTGAATTTTATCAGAACGGTCTGCGTTTTGAATGCCAGCCCCAATGTGGCGCCTGTTGCAGCCAGCCGGGCGAAGTGTATGTCAATGGGGAGGAGGCGCACCGCCTGGCCACACATCTGCGGCTGCCGGCGCCGCAATTTCGCAAACGCTATTTGCGCCGTGTGCACGGCCGCTACAGTCTGCGCGATCGCGAGGCCGGCGGCTGCATTTTTCTGGGGGAGGATTTGAAGTGCACGGTTTACGATGCCCGGCCCAACCAATGCCGCACCTACCCCTTTTGGCCGCATCTGCTGGCGAGCCGGCTTGCGTGGGAATGGGAAAGCCTGAAATGTCCCGGCATCGGCAAGGGCGGCATTATCCCCGCCAGCCAGATCAAAAAACTGCTGCACGCGGACTCGCCATGATCGTCGGGCCGGCGGCACAATCGAATGTGAGCCTCAGCAGGCTGGGGCCCCGGGTTCTCTCCAGGGGTTTGCTGTCCCGGTGGTCAAACTGATGAAGCCCGCGCACGCGGAGGCGATGCCGCCGCCAGCTCACAACTCCTCGGAAAGCAGGTAGGCCATGATCGCCATCGCGGCGGCGCCCAATTCCAGCTCGCGTGGATTCACCTTGTCGATGGTGTCGTTGTCGGAATGATGATAATCGAAATAGCGCTGGGATTCCGGAATCAAACCAAGGCCGGGAACACCGGTTTTGACCAGCGGTGAAATATCGGCGCCGCTGCCGCCGCGAAACAGGTGGTCCGCCCGCAGGGGCGCAAAAACTTCGCGCCACGACAGGATGCGCTGCGTGGTGCTGGAGTCCGCCTCGATGGAAAAGCCGCGGGGCGCAAAACCGCCGCGATCCGATTCGATGGCCGCCACATGTTTGATCTTCTTCTCGACCGCCACGCGTGCGTATTCCTGAGCGCCGCGCAGCCCGTTTTCCTCATTCATGAACATCACCGCGCGAATCGTGCGTTTCGGCCGGAAGCCGAGTTGTTTGAGCAGCCGCACCGCCTCGATCGCCTGCACACACCCGGCGCCGTCATCGTGCGCGCCCGTGCCCTTGTCCCAACTGTCGAGATGGCCGCCCAGCACGATGATTTCCTCCGGCTGCTCGACGCCGCGCAATTCACCCATCACATTGGCGGAGGGCACATCCGGCTGCGTTTCACAAGTAAGCCGCAGCCGCACGGTTACGCTGCGCTCATGCGCCAGCAGTCGGCTGAGCAAATCGGCCGCGGCCGTGCTGAGCGCCGCCACGGGGATTGCTGGCACGCCCGCTTCATAGTGGGTGTTGCCGGTGTGTGGCACGTCATCGTTCGCGGTGGTGAGCGAGCGCACCAGGGCGGCCACGCCGCCGGCTTTCGCGGCCTCCACTGCGCCGCGGCTGCGTTGATTCACTGCGCCGCCATAACCGGCAAATGTGTCGAGGAGAGTGGGATCCATCGGCCGGTTGAAGAAGATGATCCTGCCCGCGGCCTTCCTGCCCAGCGCCCGCAGCTCCTCGAATGATTTGACCTCCACCACTTCGGCCACCACCCCCATCGCAGGGGTGGCAATGCTGCTGCCCAGTGCACACACGGCCAGCGGCACGGTGCCATGGCTGGGCGAGTTGATGATCGCAGCCTCCTCGACCGGCCCGCGAACCCAGCGCGGCACCATCACCGGCTGCAACCGTACATTTTCAAAGCCGTACCGTTCCATCATTTGGCGGGTCAACTCCACCGCGGCGGCAGCCTGCGGTGAGCCGCTCAAGCGCGGCCCGATTCTGGTCAGTTCCACCAACATGGCGTAAGCCCGGCCCTCGCGCAGCGCGGCGGAGAGAATCTGTTGGGTCACCGCCTGGTACGCGTTGACCGGACGGGCATTTTCTTGTTGTGCACACAGCGAACCGGCCGCAAACCAAACCACCAGGCCGGCGCCGCAAACAATCATTCGAACAGGCATGAGTGCTTCCTTTCCGGAAAAGTCGCGGTTCGAAAAGACTCCGTCTCTGCCGGGGCTTCCTGCCACTGCTTTCACAATGCGGAATACCGGCAATTAAAGGAACTTCTCGTGAAAAGCAACTCCCTGCCCGTTGTCCGACAGGCGTTCCCCGGACAACCACTGGAGGATGTGGCACCACAAGCTGCCGGCGGAAGATGGTGGCGACCCGAAGCCGCGCCTCTTGTGATTTATCTCCATCCCCGCGGTCAGCGGTTTCGCCGTCACAGCCTCGACCAGGCAAGGCGGCGTGTGAACCCGGCCAGGAATTCGAGGTAATGCGTCACCCCGGGCTGGTTAAAGGCCGTGCACCGGCGCATCTCTGCGCGCAGCCAGTGATTGCCGCCCAACCGGCGCTGCACGCCCATGCCGTAGCTGATTGTCAAAGCCGTAGACGGGCGAGTGACACTCGCCTCCCGCGCCGTGGAACGAAGCACGCCGGCGCCGACGAGCAGCACCGCCTCGCCGCCCAATGCAAGCGGCTGAAGAGAGCGGGCTTTCATGTGCAGCAAATAGAACGATGTCGCCTTGCCCGCCGCATATTGCAGCGTTGCTTCGCTCTCCAGTCGCGCCAGGCTGCGATAAGAGAGGCTCACCGCGCCCGTGAGTCCGCTGCCGAATTTTCCAAACTGCAAGGAGACGCCGCCTTCCACGGGCGGCATCGGTGCCGTGACTGGCACCGGTGGCCGGGGCCTTTTCCCCCGCTCTGCGGTCTCGCCGAGAAACATCCAGCCCTTGTGATCGTCGCGCGTCACAAGCTGCAACCACAAACCGCGGTTTTGCAGAATGTGCACCGTGTCACCGGCCGACAACGTGACGATGCGGCGGCTGGTGATGCTGGGCATCTCGTAAAGCGTGGTTGCGGGATCGCGCATCACCGCCGGCTGGGCTTGCAACGGACCCGGGCTGCCGCACCATAACGCCAGTCCCAAACCGACAGCCAGAAGCCGGCTCCTCCTGCAAGTTTCCCCGCGGGCACACCCGTGCCCCGATCGCATTGGCAACATATCCGCCTCCTGCCGCAGTGTACAAAGAATATCATTGTGGCGGGATTATCAGCCACGAGTGAGGAGAGAATGATGGCAGTGTTCGCCCGAGAATGCCTCATGCCCGGTTGAGCCGGGAATGCCGCACTCCGGTCGTGGAGAAAACTTCGGTTGCCAGCAACGACCCGGCCGTTGCAGCAGCAATCGTGCATTCGTTCGTGATGTGGGACGAACACTGTTCAGACGATCAACCCGCCCAGACCATTACCGTTCAAGCAGTGATTTGCAGAAATCCCCGGCGGGGAGATGACGGCCTGCAAAAGGCGGAAGCGGAATGCAATCGCCGCAGAGGGGAGGCGTAATCGCGACGGGTCAAATCGC comes from candidate division KSB1 bacterium and encodes:
- a CDS encoding SH3 domain-containing protein, with product MRDPATTLYEMPSITSRRIVTLSAGDTVHILQNRGLWLQLVTRDDHKGWMFLGETAERGKRPRPPVPVTAPMPPVEGGVSLQFGKFGSGLTGAVSLSYRSLARLESEATLQYAAGKATSFYLLHMKARSLQPLALGGEAVLLVGAGVLRSTAREASVTRPSTALTISYGMGVQRRLGGNHWLRAEMRRCTAFNQPGVTHYLEFLAGFTRRLAWSRL
- a CDS encoding M20/M25/M40 family metallo-hydrolase, producing MPVRMIVCGAGLVVWFAAGSLCAQQENARPVNAYQAVTQQILSAALREGRAYAMLVELTRIGPRLSGSPQAAAAVELTRQMMERYGFENVRLQPVMVPRWVRGPVEEAAIINSPSHGTVPLAVCALGSSIATPAMGVVAEVVEVKSFEELRALGRKAAGRIIFFNRPMDPTLLDTFAGYGGAVNQRSRGAVEAAKAGGVAALVRSLTTANDDVPHTGNTHYEAGVPAIPVAALSTAAADLLSRLLAHERSVTVRLRLTCETQPDVPSANVMGELRGVEQPEEIIVLGGHLDSWDKGTGAHDDGAGCVQAIEAVRLLKQLGFRPKRTIRAVMFMNEENGLRGAQEYARVAVEKKIKHVAAIESDRGGFAPRGFSIEADSSTTQRILSWREVFAPLRADHLFRGGSGADISPLVKTGVPGLGLIPESQRYFDYHHSDNDTIDKVNPRELELGAAAMAIMAYLLSEEL
- a CDS encoding YkgJ family cysteine cluster protein gives rise to the protein MSAEFYQNGLRFECQPQCGACCSQPGEVYVNGEEAHRLATHLRLPAPQFRKRYLRRVHGRYSLRDREAGGCIFLGEDLKCTVYDARPNQCRTYPFWPHLLASRLAWEWESLKCPGIGKGGIIPASQIKKLLHADSP